A genomic window from Prunus dulcis unplaced genomic scaffold, ALMONDv2, whole genome shotgun sequence includes:
- the LOC117613783 gene encoding uncharacterized protein LOC117613783: MPQAFIPELAWFKVMLYVATQSSEDLFRMASVCPLFHTLANSPQVWNTISMAKYPYHPSWYRARPAVQHFLQQCRACDNPESIFREAFEVFFRQGNVEALYGMRIAATAGHMEAAYLVGLLGMSGIGQSKEDALEFLCSLNQRNNIDMKGTRDALTRRLSRAFVARHIVDMFDYGKIKFNRCSACNNNEWYFVIQGWPSEDKINPAFWTCCNRCKWHRESIFWFKVMREYVVRGNPYPFN; the protein is encoded by the coding sequence ATGCCCCAAGCCTTCATCCCGGAGTTAGCTTGGTTTAAAGTGATGTTATACGTGGCAACCCAATCATCGGAAGATCTCTTCCGTATGGCATCTGTGTGCCCATTGTTCCATACTTTGGCAAACAGTCCACAAGTGTGGAACACCATTTCAATGGCAAAGTACCCATACCATCCTAGCTGGTACCGTGCCAGACCTGCGGTCCAGCATTTCTTGCAACAATGCAGGGCTTGCGATAACCCTGAGTCGATATTTAGAGAAGCATTCGAAGTTTTTTTCAGGCAGGGTAACGTGGAAGCGTTGTATGGGATGCGCATTGCAGCCACGGCAGGCCATATGGAAGCGGCATATCTAGTTGGACTACTTGGCATGTCCGGAATTGGTCAGTCAAAAGAGGATGCATTAGAATTCTTGTGTTCTTTGAATCAACGTAACAACATTGATATGAAAGGAACCAGGGATGCTTTGACACGAAGATTAAGCCGAGCATTTGTTGCAAGACATATCGTAGATATGTTTGACTATGGGAAGATTAAGTTCAATCGCTGCAGCGCTTGTAACAACAATGAATggtattttgttattcaaggCTGGCCTAGTGAAGACAAGATAAATCCTGCCTTCTGGACTTGTTGCAATCGATGCAAATGGCACCGTGAGagtattttttggttcaaGGTGATGCGTGAGTATGTTGTGCGAGGGAATCCATACCCTTTTAATTAG